GAATGAACCCGTTATCAAGCAGAATTCTGATAATTTCGGGATTTACAAATTCGGTCTCCCCAACAAAGCCGAGGTCGATTATTACCTCCTCTTCACCCTTCTTCATCCTCATTTCCTTTTTTCTGGCCACAATCAGCAAACCGTCCTTCCCGCTAAGGCCAACGGCCTTGCCGCCGTTTCTTATAAAGGTCGTAACAATCTTAGAGTTGACCTTTCCGTCCAGAACCATCTCCACAACTTCCATTGTCTCTTTATCAGTCACCCTCAGTCCTTCAACAAATTTGGGCTTCAGTCCGAATTTCTCCATTTTTTCGGAAATCTCGGGCCCACCGCCGTGCACCACCACCGGCTTTATACCGACGAAGTAAAGAAGCACTATATCCTTGATGGTGTCCTCAAGAATCCTGTCGTTGACCATCGCATGACCGCCAATCTTGATAACCATCGTGGTGGAGTGAAAATCCTTTATATATGGAAGAGCCTCGATCAGCAGTTCCACGTTTTCCATGTGTCCAGATTCAGGTTGGGATACTTAAGGATTATCAGACCGCATTGCTGGAGGCAAGTGTTAAAAACTGCCTGGATTCCCAAAATCGGCGTGGATGGCTCAGGCAATCTGCTGAGCAATTGTAAAGCTGCTGAATGGTAGTAGCCTTGAAAAATCTTTAGATTGGAGCGGACCCGGCGGGATTTGAACCCG
The nucleotide sequence above comes from Archaeoglobus fulgidus DSM 4304. Encoded proteins:
- the argB gene encoding acetylglutamate kinase translates to MENVELLIEALPYIKDFHSTTMVIKIGGHAMVNDRILEDTIKDIVLLYFVGIKPVVVHGGGPEISEKMEKFGLKPKFVEGLRVTDKETMEVVEMVLDGKVNSKIVTTFIRNGGKAVGLSGKDGLLIVARKKEMRMKKGEEEVIIDLGFVGETEFVNPEIIRILLDNGFIPVVSPVATDLAGNTYNLNADVVAGDIAAALKAKKLIMLTDVPGILENPDDKSTLISRIRLSELENMRSKGVIRGGMIPKVDAVIKALKSGVERAHIIDGSRPHSILIELFTKEGIGTMVEP